One genomic segment of Ignavibacteriota bacterium includes these proteins:
- a CDS encoding alpha/beta hydrolase → MKLVKNILLIFFVITSLTQAQEIIDLYSGEIPNSKKSNIKEEFKNGMFSKVTIPKLEIFLAEKDKNNGLAVIICPGGGYGVVVYEMEGIKTAKEFTKNGVNAFLLKYRLPNDSIMIDKKNGTLQDALQAIKLVRENSEKWGIEKSKIGIMGFSAGGHLASTAATHFDMQIIENNSNINLRPDFQILIYPVISMQEGLTHLGSRENLLGKNPTKELIDFYSNELQVNENIPPAYVTHTGDDKVVDVENSLEYYKALKTNNVPTEMHIYPKGNHGFVLSQPVEEWMEPILKWLKKLN, encoded by the coding sequence ATGAAATTAGTTAAAAATATTTTACTGATATTTTTTGTAATAACTTCTTTAACACAAGCCCAAGAAATAATTGATTTGTATTCCGGAGAAATTCCTAATTCGAAAAAATCAAACATTAAGGAAGAATTTAAAAATGGAATGTTCTCAAAAGTAACAATTCCTAAATTAGAAATATTTCTTGCCGAAAAAGATAAAAATAACGGATTGGCTGTTATTATTTGTCCCGGCGGAGGTTATGGCGTTGTTGTTTATGAAATGGAAGGAATTAAAACTGCAAAAGAATTTACTAAAAATGGAGTTAATGCATTTTTGTTAAAATATCGTCTTCCGAATGATTCAATAATGATTGATAAAAAAAATGGTACTCTTCAAGATGCACTTCAAGCAATAAAATTAGTGAGAGAAAATTCTGAGAAATGGGGAATAGAAAAATCTAAAATTGGCATTATGGGATTTTCTGCTGGCGGACATTTAGCATCTACAGCTGCAACTCATTTTGATATGCAAATTATTGAAAATAATTCAAACATAAATTTACGACCCGATTTTCAAATATTAATTTATCCGGTAATTAGTATGCAAGAAGGATTAACTCATTTGGGATCTAGAGAAAATCTTTTAGGAAAAAATCCAACAAAAGAATTAATTGATTTTTATTCAAATGAATTGCAAGTAAATGAAAACATACCGCCAGCTTATGTTACTCATACCGGAGATGATAAAGTTGTTGATGTAGAAAATAGTTTGGAATATTATAAAGCATTGAAGACTAATAATGTTCCGACAGAGATGCATATTTATCCCAAAGGAAATCATGGATTTGTATTATCTCAGCCAGTTGAAGAATGGATGGAACCAATTTTAAAATGGTTGAAAAAGTTAAACTAA
- a CDS encoding esterase: MKTEKKLFLHIIILTLLFTNIYFAQFGNRPVVISPQVNENFTVTFNFLAPSAKEVKLNAQFEKQPKLMEKDSVGIWSVTVGPVKPDMYPYCFIVDGISIADPNNSAIFPNEGFQNSVVEINDKTPLIHSVQNVPHGTVSYRYYYSEELGIRPVVIYTPPDYEKNIDKNYPVLFLLHGTTDTEETWTKVGRANFILDNLIDQQKAEPMIIVMPYGRAYPAISKSSGSLRNWENLQEFKKDFLNNLMPFVKENYRIKEGKDNYAIAGFSGGGGETLYLGLNNQDKFSWVCGFAPGMLKEEFDRNNAGAFADPNLTNQQLKLFWIGVGREDFLYKVVLDYLNILDEKKINYEKFISEGGHTWMNCKLYLSVILQKLFK; encoded by the coding sequence ATGAAAACTGAAAAAAAATTATTTCTGCATATTATTATTCTGACTTTATTATTTACAAATATTTATTTCGCTCAATTTGGAAACCGACCGGTTGTTATTTCTCCACAAGTAAATGAAAACTTTACAGTTACATTTAATTTCCTTGCACCCTCTGCAAAAGAAGTAAAACTTAATGCACAATTTGAAAAACAGCCAAAATTAATGGAAAAAGATTCTGTAGGAATTTGGAGTGTAACGGTTGGTCCGGTAAAACCAGATATGTATCCATACTGTTTTATTGTTGATGGAATAAGTATTGCAGATCCAAATAATTCAGCAATATTTCCAAATGAAGGATTTCAAAACAGTGTTGTGGAAATTAATGATAAAACACCGCTAATTCATTCTGTGCAAAATGTACCCCATGGAACAGTTTCTTATCGTTATTATTATTCTGAAGAACTTGGAATTCGTCCAGTAGTAATTTATACTCCTCCGGATTATGAAAAAAATATTGATAAGAATTATCCGGTTCTATTCTTGCTTCATGGAACAACCGATACCGAAGAAACTTGGACGAAAGTCGGAAGAGCAAATTTCATTTTAGATAATTTAATTGATCAGCAAAAAGCTGAGCCAATGATTATCGTAATGCCGTATGGAAGGGCTTATCCAGCGATTAGTAAATCTTCCGGAAGTTTAAGAAATTGGGAAAACCTTCAAGAATTTAAAAAAGATTTTTTAAACAATCTCATGCCATTTGTTAAAGAAAATTATAGAATAAAAGAAGGTAAAGACAATTATGCAATTGCGGGATTTTCCGGCGGCGGCGGCGAAACTTTATATCTCGGTTTGAATAATCAAGACAAATTTAGCTGGGTTTGCGGATTTGCTCCCGGAATGTTGAAAGAAGAGTTTGATAGAAATAATGCCGGCGCATTTGCTGATCCAAATCTTACTAATCAACAATTAAAATTATTTTGGATTGGAGTTGGCAGAGAAGATTTTTTATATAAAGTAGTATTAGATTATTTAAACATTCTTGATGAAAAGAAAATTAATTATGAAAAATTTATTTCGGAAGGCGGACATACTTGGATGAACTGCAAACTTTATCTGAGTGTAATATTACAAAAGTTATTTAAATAA
- a CDS encoding glycoside hydrolase family 97 catalytic domain-containing protein, whose translation MKLFRLAIIVIIISFAKDSFANKIYDLKSPNEKLSINFRITENGEPVYSISSLGESIFKQSKLGVVRSDGNFSANLILDSVSNVTVVNDKYKLLHGKRLECNYSANKKVFYLKNSDSKKIEIIFQVSNDGVAFRYHFPENSDAKLKIYNEATSFHFDTSTKAFLQPCPDARTGWSFSQPSYEEYYQMEIPVGTVSPFQAGWVFPALFNFKNYWISITETAVDTNYCGSRLGQFSPDGEYSIQFPQPQETRGNESALPESTLPWFTPWRIIAISENLGGLVESTIGTDLAIPQKYDVSSWLKHGIASWSWVILKDDSTNFDTQKRFIDFASKMNWEYCLIDAFWDKQIGYEKIKELADYAKTKNVKILLWYNSAGDWNTTPLTPHNKMISKESRRNEFQKLQEMGIAGIKVDFFGGDGQSMMKYYIDILKDAADYKIAVNFHGCTLPRGWHRTYPNLVSMESIRGEEYVTFDQSNADRQAAHCAIIPFTRNLFDPMDFTPVNFSGIPNINRKTTKGFEIALSVLFTSGIQHIAETPKGMYIQKDFVQEFMKNLPETWDDVKFIDGYPGKYVVLARKKGNEWYIAGINSEDKEISLTLDLSFIKSKSNGKIFKDSQDLKDLTLSVISYRKPIKLTLSPNSGFVIK comes from the coding sequence ATGAAATTATTCAGATTAGCAATTATTGTCATAATAATAAGTTTTGCAAAAGATTCTTTTGCGAATAAAATTTATGACTTAAAAAGTCCAAACGAGAAACTATCAATAAATTTTAGGATAACTGAAAATGGTGAACCAGTTTATTCAATTTCAAGTTTGGGTGAATCAATTTTTAAGCAGTCTAAATTGGGAGTTGTGAGAAGCGATGGAAATTTTTCTGCTAATTTAATTCTTGACTCAGTTTCGAATGTTACAGTTGTAAATGATAAGTATAAGTTGCTTCATGGAAAAAGATTAGAATGCAATTATTCAGCAAATAAAAAAGTATTTTATTTGAAAAATTCTGATTCAAAAAAAATAGAGATTATTTTCCAAGTATCGAATGATGGTGTTGCATTTAGATATCACTTTCCGGAAAATTCAGATGCGAAATTAAAAATTTATAATGAAGCAACATCTTTTCATTTTGATACTTCCACCAAAGCATTTTTACAGCCTTGCCCGGATGCACGAACTGGTTGGAGTTTTTCACAGCCATCTTATGAAGAATATTATCAAATGGAAATTCCGGTTGGAACAGTTTCTCCATTTCAAGCCGGTTGGGTATTCCCGGCACTATTCAATTTTAAAAATTATTGGATAAGTATTACGGAAACAGCAGTTGATACAAATTATTGCGGTTCTCGGTTAGGTCAGTTTTCACCGGATGGCGAATATTCAATTCAATTTCCTCAGCCACAAGAAACCAGAGGAAATGAGTCCGCATTACCAGAATCAACTTTACCGTGGTTTACGCCCTGGCGAATTATAGCAATTTCAGAAAATTTAGGTGGACTTGTAGAATCAACAATCGGAACAGATTTAGCAATCCCACAAAAATATGATGTGTCTTCTTGGCTCAAGCATGGTATAGCTTCTTGGAGCTGGGTAATTCTTAAAGATGATTCTACAAATTTTGATACTCAAAAAAGATTTATTGATTTTGCTTCCAAAATGAATTGGGAATATTGTTTGATTGATGCTTTTTGGGATAAGCAAATTGGATATGAAAAAATAAAAGAGCTTGCAGATTATGCGAAAACCAAAAATGTGAAAATACTATTGTGGTATAATTCTGCTGGTGATTGGAATACAACTCCGCTTACACCACATAATAAAATGATTTCAAAAGAATCAAGAAGAAATGAATTTCAAAAATTACAAGAAATGGGAATTGCCGGAATAAAAGTAGATTTCTTCGGAGGTGATGGGCAGTCGATGATGAAATATTATATTGATATTTTAAAAGATGCCGCTGATTACAAAATTGCAGTAAATTTTCATGGTTGTACATTACCGCGCGGATGGCACAGAACTTATCCAAATTTGGTAAGTATGGAATCAATTCGTGGTGAAGAATATGTGACTTTTGATCAATCGAATGCAGATCGCCAAGCAGCACATTGTGCAATAATTCCATTTACAAGAAATCTTTTTGATCCAATGGATTTTACACCAGTTAATTTTTCCGGAATTCCAAATATAAATCGTAAAACAACAAAGGGATTTGAAATTGCGTTATCTGTTTTATTTACTTCTGGAATTCAACATATAGCTGAAACACCAAAAGGAATGTACATACAAAAGGATTTTGTTCAAGAATTTATGAAGAATTTACCAGAAACATGGGATGACGTAAAATTTATTGATGGTTATCCCGGTAAGTATGTTGTACTAGCAAGAAAAAAAGGTAATGAATGGTATATAGCTGGAATTAATTCTGAAGATAAAGAAATAAGTTTAACATTAGATTTGTCATTTATCAAAAGCAAATCAAATGGTAAAATATTTAAAGATTCACAAGATTTAAAAGATCTTACTCTATCGGTTATTTCATACAGAAAACCAATTAAATTAACGCTAAGTCCAAATTCCGGTTTTGTTATAAAATAA